In the Streptomyces sp. SJL17-4 genome, AGTTCTTCGGTGCCGACCTCGACGGGGTGCGGTTGTGCGCCGAGGACCTCGACTGGTCGTACGGTTCCGGCTCTCCCGTGTTCGGCGCCGCCCAGGACCTCCTGCTGCTGGCCTACGGTCGCAGGCTTCCGGCCGGCCGGCTCCGTGGGGAGCCGAGCGGCCGGTTCACCCGGGCCGCGGACGGCAGGTGAGCCGGCTGCGCGCGGCTACTCCTGGGCGGCGGCGCTCCGTGCGGCCTCGACGTTGGCGACCATGCGGCGCAGCACCTTGAGCGCGGCCACGTACTCCTCGTCGCTGATGCCCTGGTGGACGACGGCCCGCAGCTCGGTGGCGAGCTCGCGCAGTTTCAGCCGGGCGGCCTCGCCCGCCTCGGTGAGGTGGAGGCTCCGGCCCCGGTCACTCCCCGTTTCGGTCCGGAGCCAGCCCCGGTGGAGCAACTGGTCGACCACCCGGGAGATTTCGTGCGGCCCGTCCGCGAGCGGTGTCAGCTGGGCGATCACTTCCTCGCGGCTCGGTGCCGACGGACCGCCGTTCACGCGGTTCAGGACCCAGTACTGGGGCTGCGTGGCGTCGATCCCGGCCATGGCGTCGCGCAGATGGCCGACGACGGTGTCGTGCGCCAGGCCGCTCCAGTAGCCGACGGGCTGGGAGGGCAGCAGGTCGTCGGTGGCGGCCGGGTCGGCCGGAGCCTGGTCCGTGGTCGTGGCGGCGGCCGCGGTGGTCGCGGCAGCCGTGGTTGTGGCGGCGGCCGCGGTCGTGGCGGCGGCGGGATTCGGCGAGTTCATGATCACGACGCTACATTCCGCGGCCCTATCCCCGTCGCCCGACCGGTTCGTCGCGGGCTTCGGCCCACAACGACCGTACGTGTCCGAGGTGACGCCGCATGCACGCCTCCGCTCCGCGCGCGTCTCCGGCGATCATCAGGTCGAGGAGTTCGAGGTGTTCCTCGGCGGAGGAGACGAGCTTGCCGGCCTCGTCCAGGCCGGTCAGGCCGTAGAGACGGGAGCGCTTGCGCAGGTCCCCCACCGTCTCGACCAGGCGGTCGTTCCCGGAGAGCGCGAGCAGCGCGAGGTGGAAGCGGCGGTCCGCCTCCAGATAGCCGATGAGGTCGTGCCCCCGGGCGCACGAGACGATCTCCTCGGCGACCGGGCGCAGCGCCTCCAGTTGCTCCCGGTCGGCCTTCCTCGTGACGCGGCCGATGGTGGGCACCTCGATGAGGGTGCGCAGCTCGGTGAACTGGTCGAGGTCCCGCTCGCTGACCTCGGTGATACGGAATCCCTTGTTGCGGACGGGTTCGACCAGGCCCTCCCGGGCCAGGTCGAGCATGGCCTCGCGGACGGGGGTGGCGGAGACGCCGAGGTCACTCGCGAGTCCGGGGGCGGAGTAGACCTGGCCGGGGCGCAGTTCGCCGGCGATCAGGGCCGCGCGGAGGGCGTGCCCGACCTGGTCGCGGAGCCGCTCCTGCGCTCTGACGAGGCCGTACTGCTTCAGGTCACCCATCGTGCGTCCTCCGAGAAGTCACGGGGGAGCATCGTACAATGTCACGTTTCTCCTTCGGTCGCCCCGGCGTGTGGCGGTCCGGCGGGTGACGGCCCGGAGTGTGACGGTCCCGGGGTCCCGGGGAACTCCACCCCTCACTGCTACGTTCTACAAGACCGTAGAAGTAATCGACATCTGGAGTACTCATGGCCCTGTGGGACCGCATCCGGGAATCCGCATCGACGATGCAGACCCAGCTGATGACGAAGAAGAACGACCTGAAGAGCGGCGCCTTCCGGGACGCGAGCATGGCCATGTGCGCGCTGGTCGCCGCCGCCGACGGGACGATCGACCCCGCCGAGCGCCGCCGGGTCGCCCAGCTCATCTCGACCAACGAGGTGCTGCAGAACTTCGACGCCCTCGACCTTCAGCGCCGCTTCGACGACAACCTGAACAAGCTGACGGCCGACTTCGACTTCGGCAAGGTGAGCGTGCTCCAGGAGATCGCCAAGGCGAAGAAGAAGCCGGCCGAGGCACGCGCCGTCATCCAGATCGGCATCGTCATCGGCGGCGCCGACGGCGACTTCGACAAGACGGAGCAGGCCGTGGTCCGCGAGGCCTGCTTCACCTTGGACCTGCCGCCGCACGAGTTCGACCTCTAGGGTCTTTCCCCGCCGGACGCGCCGGCGGCTACATCGGTGAGGCGGCCCCGCGCAGCACCAGGAAGAGCGTGACCGCCGAGTTCGCCGAGGACAGGGCCGACACGGTCGTGCCGAAGGCGGCGCACCAGGCGGCGAGGCCGACAGCCGTGCCGACCGGCGGCCACGCGCGGCCCGCCGGGGCCGGGCTCATCAGGGCCGCGACCCGTCGAGGCACCGGGCCGGCGCCCCCGCCCGTCAGGGCGGGGAGGCCGACGGCCGGAGCGCGTGGTGCAAGGAGGGCCGCCTTGCCGATCGCGCGGGCGACGGAGCGGCGGCTGCCGACCTCGGCGGCCGCCTCCTCGTCGGCCCAGCGCTCGGCCGTGTAGGAGACGGCGGTACGCAGCGGCCGCAGGAACGGGTTCGCGCGCGCCGCGAGATGGACCGTCAGGAGATGCCGGTGGTGACGCCCGGCCAGATGGGCCCGCTCGTGGGCGAAGAGGGCCCGCCGTTCGGCGGGGGCGAGGCCCGCGAGCATCCCGGTACTGACCACGACCCGACCGGGACCCCGTGTCTCCCTGCCGGGGCCGCGCGCCTCCCTGCCGAGGCGGCGATGCCCCTCCCTGCCGGGCACCGCGTACGCGTACGGGGTGCGGTCCGGCAGTACCGCGACGGGCGTCGGCGGCAGCCCGCCGAGCGCCGCCACGACCCGGCGCCGTACCCGCACGTGACGCCAGGCCGCAGCTGCGCAGGAGACGAGGACGGCGAGCAGCGCCGGGATGGCCGCGCGGCCGGCGATCTCGTCGTACGGGAGGGCCGCGCGCACGTCGGGGTCCGA is a window encoding:
- a CDS encoding tellurite resistance TerB family protein, encoding MALWDRIRESASTMQTQLMTKKNDLKSGAFRDASMAMCALVAAADGTIDPAERRRVAQLISTNEVLQNFDALDLQRRFDDNLNKLTADFDFGKVSVLQEIAKAKKKPAEARAVIQIGIVIGGADGDFDKTEQAVVREACFTLDLPPHEFDL
- a CDS encoding MarR family winged helix-turn-helix transcriptional regulator, giving the protein MNSPNPAAATTAAAATTTAAATTAAAATTTDQAPADPAATDDLLPSQPVGYWSGLAHDTVVGHLRDAMAGIDATQPQYWVLNRVNGGPSAPSREEVIAQLTPLADGPHEISRVVDQLLHRGWLRTETGSDRGRSLHLTEAGEAARLKLRELATELRAVVHQGISDEEYVAALKVLRRMVANVEAARSAAAQE
- a CDS encoding GntR family transcriptional regulator, giving the protein MGDLKQYGLVRAQERLRDQVGHALRAALIAGELRPGQVYSAPGLASDLGVSATPVREAMLDLAREGLVEPVRNKGFRITEVSERDLDQFTELRTLIEVPTIGRVTRKADREQLEALRPVAEEIVSCARGHDLIGYLEADRRFHLALLALSGNDRLVETVGDLRKRSRLYGLTGLDEAGKLVSSAEEHLELLDLMIAGDARGAEACMRRHLGHVRSLWAEARDEPVGRRG
- a CDS encoding M56 family metallopeptidase, whose amino-acid sequence is MGVFVFLPLVLPLTAWPVARLAEQRLHPRTATRLLAAVAGVSAVCSTLCLGLLMIVGTAQLPGNPLPDSWSDPDVRAALPYDEIAGRAAIPALLAVLVSCAAAAWRHVRVRRRVVAALGGLPPTPVAVLPDRTPYAYAVPGREGHRRLGREARGPGRETRGPGRVVVSTGMLAGLAPAERRALFAHERAHLAGRHHRHLLTVHLAARANPFLRPLRTAVSYTAERWADEEAAAEVGSRRSVARAIGKAALLAPRAPAVGLPALTGGGAGPVPRRVAALMSPAPAGRAWPPVGTAVGLAAWCAAFGTTVSALSSANSAVTLFLVLRGAASPM